The DNA region TACACacatttttcataatattttatttcattttacttatatatcaatttttttccttcaatttttaaatcattaaaaaaatgaaggaaaaaaaaagaaaaaaaaataaaagcattagAAGCTGGAAAACAAATGAATTAACATTAAATGCGCACCTATTGACAGCAAAAAGTAATGTCTTGCATCCTCCAGAGTTTGTGCCGCAACAATTGCAAGTGGTATTACAAAATGGAGTGATGCCTTCTCATGTACATGCCACCCAAAAAGAAAGCCACATGTATAAGCATAGGCTATCCATCTACTAATCATCTGTGGCTGTGGATTCTTCCAAGCCTTGAAAAGGCAAGGAGATAAGGCAAGAAGAACCATTATGAAGGTCACAGATGGTTTGATCTGCATATTAgtaaatagaaaaatgaatgctttgatgaaacttttgaaTAATGGAAAGTAAAGTTGTATAACTAAATGCTGATAAACTTTCTGATATAGATTTCAAATAACCAGTTATCAAGCTCAATTGTAGATGTCACTTGAACGGTAGCACCTTGGAAGTTGAAATAGCTAGCCTGAGGTGTGAAATGTAAAAGCTAGTATTATGCATTCTCTCACCAATTATAGAGTTTCACAAGTATCATTTATTGATGTCGAACAGGTGCTGATTTTGAGTCACCAAGTCGTGGTTTCCATGtgaacattatatttttattcttagaaAATGGGATAAGGATCATCCAGTGAATCAGCTATATATTTTCAACaagattaaaagtaaatttacaATCTATCAGTGGCTAGGTCATGGTGCATGATAACTAGTTTGAAGAAATGATATAACATCATCCTCCATCTCCTCATACTAATGAAATGTATACAGCAAATAAGGAACTTCACTTCAGTCATCTGTTTTGACATAACCACAAAAGCATGTGATCAGCTTAACCAGAGTCATAACATCCAGTCCACtgtgttttttttggtttaacaacAAACAAGTTATTCAGaggataaaaatacaaaagtaaATCTTACCTGAGGTAGTACAGAAAATGGTGAGGAATCCCCTACTAGACCAGCAGTGAATGAACCTGTTGGTGTCTGGACGTTAAAGCCAAGTTTTCTGAATATGAAAGCAAGCCCTTTGTCTGACATGATATAGAATACCCAAAAATTTGGGGCCCAGTATGCATGGCAAAGCCCCCTGCCAAATGGAAACAACCGTTGAATGACTTGTTGTATCTGCAATTTATAATTTGAACAATCAATAAGCAAATCAATAATGCAAAGAGTGCATTTGATATATCTTCACTTTTACGCAGGAAAATGAATACAATAATTCAGTAAAGGGTGATTAAAGCTGTTCCCATTCACTTGAGCATGCAAAGTTGGCCATTTATAATTTGGTAAGATTGCTCTATTCATGCAGTAGTCTCATTTGGATACTACATAGTTCAGGTGGTTACTTTGGATTTAATTTATTGCTTCTTTCTTGTTCTGGTGCTGTGGAaggattataaaaaataaaatgttttcttaTACAACCTGATCAAAACTCAGTACATCTGGTCATCTACATTAGAAACCATGCAGCATGACACAACCTTGACATATAAAAGAACTCTTCTTCCCATATGATTTTCATGGTTATACCAAGCATCCAATTTGTTCTCCATTATTCAATAAGTTGGAAACAAAACATATCAATTTATCATTACACATTTCTGAAAATCAACAAGACACCTAAAATTCCTGACCTTTTTCAACAAATAGtaatcaatttcaaattagttaaATGTGATGATTTATCAGAAACAAGGGGAAAACAGCATGACATATGGGAGAAATGATGACCAAATATGAATTCAagatacaaaaattatatttacctGTCCAAGGTGGAAAAATGGTCCAAATGCAGATGCAAACACTGCTGTAACCACTCCTCCCATAATCAAAAGTCGCCTGAAGCCTCTTACCATTCCACCCCAACAATAGTGTCtcaacaaataaacaaaatatatgggTGCTGCCACTGCAAATAAATGCTTAAAGCACAAGAGAACAGCAAAAACAAAACCACCTAACAAATCCCTTCCTTCCTCCAAATATGAAAGTGAGATCAACAAAATCCCAATGAGAAATCCATTGTACTGGAAATGCACATGGTCCACTATAAAAAGCATAGGTGACCAAATAACCAATGACCAGATCAACTGCTGCTTTCTTGAATCCAGATTCCGAGTAAGTCTGTAAACCCCATAAAGAAGAGACAAATCCGAAAGTATTACAGTAACTCTTTGGAAATAAACCACCTTGTTGGAGCTATAATTAAGGCCATTCTGAAGGTGCACTATTTGGGGATCAATGAGGTGAGCAAAAATGGATAGAAATCGTTCAAAATAGGCAAAGAATGGTGGGTAATCAAGAGTCCATGGACTTGTCTCATCAAAGTACCACTGGGAAAGAGGGAGGGAGTGAGTCAAAGCCAGCCAGTTGCGGTGCACTTCAAAATCTGTACTACGATAGGATGGGAAAAGGAGAACTTTTATGCAGGTAGCTACAAGAAAGAACCACCATAGAGTAGTTTTGGGACTATGAGAATGGTGAACTTCTTTGAAGCTTAGTTTCTCTTTTCCCATGCCAGAATTTGGGAGTGatagaagaaataaaaggaatGTAGATGCTGTATTTAATGCTGAAACCCAACAAGGCTGGTTTTGTACACTCAAACAGAATTTGCTCAATTTTCAACCCAATATGGAGGCTGTATTGATGGAAATCATGTCCTTTTGAACTTCCTGCATAAAAGTTAGCAAGAAAGTTTATCTGAGTATCCTTGATAGCCAATATGTGAAAGCTGCAAAAGGATATTTGCGCAAAACAGTTAGGAATCTATAATCAACTTCATGCACATATCTTCTAGTAACAAGTAAAGAATACAGACCGATGATTAGGTTTGTAGCATTTATGGAAGGTAAAATATTTGAAGAAGAGATGGTAACAAATATGCAATCCATGACaagttttgattcttttgtaAAAGAACTATTAGGAGAAGGAAGATAAAGAAATAGTGGGAAGGATAAGAAATCCTCCAGAACAGGAAAAACTagtttaaaaactgaaataacAATAAAGTTAAGACTCAAGAGAGCAGCAAGGCTGTTAAATACGTATAGCTCTCCACATAATGGAGGTGAAGACACCTCTATAAAAATCAATGAGCAAGGCACCAAAAATAGAAGCAAATAAAATAATCCTGTTTGACAGTAGACTAAGGGGAAAAGAGGCTCCCTTGAAAGTGAGGGAATCCACTCAAACGAAATTCACCATAGATCTGTAAAACTTGCAATCTGCAATTTTAGTTTCCTTATCCTTAAAAGAGCCATAAAATCAAGTTAAAAGAAACTGTTACAAAGTGGTACAACCGCCCAAAGTTAGCAAACAAATTATTCCATGCATAAGTAAGTGTATGAAAGCATAGAAAGTAAATTGGTCACTTTCTGAACTAGCTCTACGCATAGCACATACCAGAGCAAGATGTGGCAAGAAACCTTCCGACTCAAACtctttcaaaagatttttataCCTCCTAGGCTCCTACCTATTTTTACTCAATGCAAAAGCCTAGAAGCAGTGTCTCCATTCCTTAAATCATATAAAACTTGGATAATTCTCATCAACTAAATACCTACATTTTATAGTAACTCCAATTTTTCAACCTCCCCTTGAGTAACTTTCTCATGAATTAAAAACCTTCCCAGCTCTCCAAAAAAGAAGATGCCTAATACACATATTCTAATAATAGTTCACCTACCGAGCTGGAGATCCAAAAAAATCATCAGAAACAGGGCATGGTAAGATCTTGAGCACAATCCACCTCTCCAATTTTGCAgcaaattgaatatttaaaaaattaaaattctcccTAGTAGAATTTTATAGCAGAGCACTGTGAGTTACAAATTCAGATATGATGTGCCAGATTTATTTGACAACCAGGGCTGATTTTACACGATAGCAATACCATGAAATGAGATAAACCATTGAAGTATAGCTAAAATGAAGTGGCCTTCGCACACCGACATAAAGTAAATGACAGAAGCACAACACAATTCACACGACAGCATGGGGGAAACAAGAAAtctgaaattgaattctgaGATGAGGAAAGAAGAAGCAGCAAAAAAAACCCGGTTTGGATGAGGGAGGATATACCAATGAAATTGAATGCTCGAACACAGAGCCGCAATGACGTCGACGTCCGGCGGTTGTAGATCGACGGTGTCCGGCGGTTGCAGACTTCAAGATCGAATGGGATTGCGACTCGCGACACAAGACTGCAAGAGCGAATTTAGAAGAAAATAAGTAATACGAAAATAAACAGATAAtaatactattttattaaaaacttattcatcttcttcaagaaattAGATGACTTATTCATCTTCAagtaatttgaaaactttttttctAAGTGTTTACTTAACTCGACTTGAATTTACTCAATATCTAAATTGATCTTTAAATATATTGACAAAAGAGCATATTATAAGAATTTTGGATTTAAGTGTTTTCAATTGTggaaatgtataaataaattaaaggtattgtataactattaattattttaataaagtatATCTCATAAGCTTAATTAACTATAACCAATGCTCGATATATTTTTTACTGaatgtattttttactttattacgCTACATATTTCTCCAtgttaaaagagataaactcaataagttttctaaaaattataaaaacttatatagAGTAATTCAACCAGAAAAAAATATAGCAACTGTAACAGAATCTATTCACCAATCTGTAAAAGGAATCCCaaataagtaaaagaaaaaaaatcaccacCAAATatgtaccaaaaacaaaattgccACCAAATTCTAGTTGTCAAGGAAAATATATGCAAACTAGATTATCAAGGTTCCTAACTAACATTGCTGGACCTTCTGTCCTGTAACTATTTTTGGTTTGAAACCTCGTTAAATTCTTTTTAACTATCTATAAATGACTCAAGTTTTCTCACTTGTTATTGTATCTAATCTCATTCTGCCAAAGAACAAAGGGTTTTCAAATGGTGAGAAAGATGAAATCTGTCCACTATTGGGGTGAAGTTGCACCAGCCCTCCTCATTTCTCATTCTCGGAGTCGAAGATCCTCAAATTCATTCAAATTAGAAACTATCATCGAAGAAGAGCCTCAAGGGTCCAGGTTATTATTGTACAAGGGTGTTGTTTCTTTCCCTTTGTTACTCTCTGGCTTCTTGTACATTTTCTTATACAGAGGATTGTTTTGATTTGGCATGTTATGGGGAAATTTTGCTTACTTTATGTGTACcaataaaagtataaataattaaatttcctTTCTTAAGCTTATATGTCAGTGAACTTCAATCATTTGAGATAGACTGCAAAACGGTGTCTGATAACATGAATTCTTCAAAAACTGGACTGTCACATTTTAATTGCATTTTATCTAAGTGCAAAACCATGATGCCTTAGTTACAAAATTCAATGGTGAGTTTCTCTAGGAGGCATGTCAATCATGTAATCCACACCTTAACTAGGATTACAAGATCTTATGCTAGCATCCGCAACTTTGATTATGTTTCTTTGTATTTCTTCACTTGTTATTAATGATATGAAGTAAGTttgttcctctcaaaaaaacttcaatcaaaacaaaatatttcatacAAATATTAACTAGTATTCTTTTTAGTTATGGGAAGGGGGTCCGTTTTAGTATATTGCTCTGATTGTCATCACTCTACTCTACCCTTTCACGTTGCAAGTTATAcatatgtaattaatatttaataacatatCAATAAGAGGAAATTGTTAAAATTGCACTTAGAGCCAAGCAAAATATTGGTTAAGGGATGTTATTAggtataaataagtaaaaaacaattaatataattagtaAATTTCATAGATCATTTTCCAAAGTAATGGTCTTTATATTGAAATTACTTGCTAATgagttgaaaatataatatattaaaaagtaaaatattaaatatacatatgaaaaaaattaaatatttaagaaatttatagttggacaaaaataaaaccaaaaacaagAAACACTAACTAGCACATTGGTTGTCTTCTCTCAAAATGTATTTAAGAGATACACGTCAGCTAAGATTCATAGACAAAAAATATACTTCTAGCAACTGtcacaattaaatatttttttacattgattacATTTTAGGGGTGAACAATACCATGAACCTGAACTAGTCCTTTTTTATTATggattaatatttaaaagtcaaatttaaaacaaaacatagtCGTAAGCATTACAACGAGGGAAATAAACCCTTGAGACATTAGCTAAAAGTTGTAATGAGCAAACAGGGGGAAACTCATAATAAGAAATATCAGTGTCCATAT from Glycine soja cultivar W05 chromosome 8, ASM419377v2, whole genome shotgun sequence includes:
- the LOC114421580 gene encoding probable dolichyl pyrophosphate Glc1Man9GlcNAc2 alpha-1,3-glucosyltransferase is translated as MGKEKLSFKEVHHSHSPKTTLWWFFLVATCIKVLLFPSYRSTDFEVHRNWLALTHSLPLSQWYFDETSPWTLDYPPFFAYFERFLSIFAHLIDPQIVHLQNGLNYSSNKVVYFQRVTVILSDLSLLYGVYRLTRNLDSRKQQLIWSLVIWSPMLFIVDHVHFQYNGFLIGILLISLSYLEEGRDLLGGFVFAVLLCFKHLFAVAAPIYFVYLLRHYCWGGMVRGFRRLLIMGGVVTAVFASAFGPFFHLGQIQQVIQRLFPFGRGLCHAYWAPNFWVFYIMSDKGLAFIFRKLGFNVQTPTGSFTAGLVGDSSPFSVLPQIKPSVTFIMVLLALSPCLFKAWKNPQPQMISRWIAYAYTCGFLFGWHVHEKASLHFVIPLAIVAAQTLEDARHYFLLSIVSCYSIFPLLFEAREYPIKVLLLLLHSILMWSGFSAQFYDGAEATRVPTANSKKKADQFGSEGNSGATVKKGFAIGWIERIYLIGLVVVEIWGQILHPLLFGDKFAFAPLMLISIYCAFGIMYSWIWQLIYIVKCR